TCCCAAGCATCGACGTTAAACGCTGACTCTGGACCCGCTGTCCAGTCGTGTTGGGTAAAGACAACTTGTTGAGCAAGCACATTCCAACGAGCGCGAGAACGGTCGAGCCCTTCAAATAACCACTGCTCCTGCTCAGAACCAGTCATGGTGGCATTTGGGTCGAAAGCTTCAGGGCAACGAGGTTTGATGCCGTCATTACAAGGCTGGTTAGAGCGGTATTGGCGAGTATCTAGAACATTAAACTCTACAAGGTCGCCAAAGGTCAGCCGTCGGTAAAGCTGCAAATCAATACCTGAAGGAATAGAAAAACGACGCAGCGGCATATTCTCGTAGTACGCCTGGAAAGCCGCAGCCCGACGGGCAAGAAACTCCTCACGGGACTGTTGTTCTGGGTCTTGAGGAATTTCATCTGCCCAGTTATTGTCAACTTCGTGGTCATCCCAAGTCACTATCCAGGGAAAAGCGGCGTGAGCTGCTTGTAAATTCGGGTCGCTCTTGTACTGGGCGTAACGGTTGCGATATTGCTCAACTGTGATTGGCTCGCCAGTTCCTTCATGGGGACGTAGTGCTTGCGGATTCGGTCCCCCCTCGTAGATGTAGTCACCCAGATGAACAACTAGGTCAAGGTCTTCCTCTGCCATGTGTTTGAATGCCGCATAATATCCCTGTTGCCAATTCTGGCAAGAGGCAAAGGCAAAGCGGAATTGATTGATGCGATCGCCAAACCTGGGTGCGGTGCGAGTCCGTCCAATCGGGCTAACTTCGTTCCCAACGCGGAAGCGATACCAGTACCATTTTGCAGGTCTTAACCCTTGCGCCTCCACATGGACAGAATGACCGAATTCTGGAGTTGCCATCACCGTACCACTGCTGATGATGCGTCTCATGTTCTCGTCATCAGCAATTTGCCATTGCACAGGTACATTAACTGATGGCATTCCACCACCATTGAGTGGGTCGGGAGCAAGTCGCGTCCACAGGATGACACTGTTTGGTAGTGGTTCCCCAGAGGCAACACCAAGTTTAAATGGATAATCCGAGAATTTAGGTTGGGCGATAACTCTGCTAGAAAATTGACTAGCGATCGCTAAACCAGTTAAAGCACCAGCACCTACTAAAACTTGTCGCCGTCTGACTCGACTGGAGAGTAAGCGCTCAAAATTCAATATTGCCATGTTGACCCCGATTCAGATTTTTTGCCAATTTGGGGTACTCAAAGCAAAGTAAGTGACG
This window of the Chroococcidiopsis sp. CCMEE 29 genome carries:
- a CDS encoding alkaline phosphatase D family protein, encoding MAILNFERLLSSRVRRRQVLVGAGALTGLAIASQFSSRVIAQPKFSDYPFKLGVASGEPLPNSVILWTRLAPDPLNGGGMPSVNVPVQWQIADDENMRRIISSGTVMATPEFGHSVHVEAQGLRPAKWYWYRFRVGNEVSPIGRTRTAPRFGDRINQFRFAFASCQNWQQGYYAAFKHMAEEDLDLVVHLGDYIYEGGPNPQALRPHEGTGEPITVEQYRNRYAQYKSDPNLQAAHAAFPWIVTWDDHEVDNNWADEIPQDPEQQSREEFLARRAAAFQAYYENMPLRRFSIPSGIDLQLYRRLTFGDLVEFNVLDTRQYRSNQPCNDGIKPRCPEAFDPNATMTGSEQEQWLFEGLDRSRARWNVLAQQVVFTQHDWTAGPESAFNVDAWDGYVAPRQRILDFLKQRRPSNPVVITGDTHSSWVSDLKADFNNPDSETVGTEFVGTSISSSFGASDRIEAALPESPWVKYFNGRQRGYVRCDLNRDRWRNDFRLLAPSPPTGPTVSDANAPITTTVSFELPHRGVVTQV